A window from Streptomyces sp. NBC_00335 encodes these proteins:
- a CDS encoding GNAT family N-acetyltransferase has translation MEITVGLEPWAEDDFWLLLRKNEAAMTEHLGGPETEAKLRDRHRRYLALSAREPGAGRMFRVVADGESVGSVGFWERHWQGEEVYEAGWGILPEFQGRGLAARAARAVIAHAGVHGTRRHLHAFPAVDHAASSAVCRAAGFVLLGEVRFEYPPGQWHTSGDWRAELGANGA, from the coding sequence ATGGAGATCACCGTAGGACTGGAACCCTGGGCGGAAGACGACTTCTGGCTGCTGCTGCGCAAGAACGAGGCGGCCATGACGGAGCACTTGGGCGGCCCGGAGACGGAGGCCAAGCTCCGCGACCGGCACCGGCGCTACCTGGCGCTGAGCGCGCGGGAGCCGGGGGCCGGGCGGATGTTCCGGGTCGTCGCCGACGGCGAGAGCGTGGGCAGCGTCGGCTTCTGGGAGCGCCACTGGCAGGGGGAGGAGGTCTATGAGGCCGGCTGGGGCATCCTCCCCGAGTTCCAGGGCCGGGGCCTCGCGGCCCGCGCGGCCCGGGCGGTCATCGCCCACGCGGGCGTCCACGGCACCCGCCGCCACCTGCACGCCTTCCCGGCCGTCGACCACGCGGCGTCCAGCGCGGTGTGCCGCGCGGCGGGGTTCGTGCTCCTCGGTGAGGTGCGGTTCGAGTACCCGCCGGGGCAGTGGCACACGAGCGGCGACTGGCGTGCGGAGCTGGGCGCGAACGGCGCGTAG
- a CDS encoding LCP family protein, producing MTQQTATPSHRSTGRRGVRPPRSRGRRAMKIVLVVVVLLLLGAAGTGWWAYNHLNGNIDSVDLNQQIGADNRPAKVPDSGQNILVLGSDSRDGANGELDKGDVSGSRSDTNMLVHIPEGRKKATAISIPRDTLVTRPDCKDKNGKTIAGANRVMINGVIGTAGPACVVKTIEKMSGVRIDHLVKVEFAGFKELVDALGGVDVTLDKPIKGGLNLDAGTHRLNGTDSLKFVRTRHGYGDGSDLGRIDLQQKFMIAMLSEIKKQDVLSSPARLYKLADAGTKALTTDAELDSLKGLSDFAQSMKGVDPETMETIMLPVAYDKIDINRVVAVEPQSGQLWEALRNDQPIPASAKKSPATGG from the coding sequence ATGACCCAACAGACCGCCACACCCAGTCACCGGAGCACCGGGCGGCGAGGAGTGCGTCCGCCCAGGTCACGCGGACGCCGCGCGATGAAGATCGTCCTGGTGGTGGTGGTCCTGCTCCTGCTCGGGGCCGCCGGCACGGGCTGGTGGGCATACAACCACCTCAACGGAAACATCGACAGCGTCGACCTGAACCAGCAGATCGGCGCCGACAACCGGCCGGCGAAGGTTCCGGACAGCGGGCAGAACATCCTGGTGCTCGGCTCGGACTCGCGCGACGGCGCCAACGGTGAGCTCGACAAGGGCGACGTCAGCGGCTCCCGCTCGGACACCAACATGCTGGTGCACATACCCGAGGGCCGTAAGAAGGCCACCGCGATCAGCATCCCCCGTGACACCCTCGTGACCCGGCCGGACTGCAAGGACAAGAACGGCAAGACGATCGCCGGCGCGAACCGCGTCATGATCAACGGCGTCATCGGCACCGCCGGCCCGGCCTGCGTCGTCAAGACCATCGAGAAGATGTCCGGCGTCCGCATCGACCACCTGGTGAAGGTGGAGTTCGCCGGCTTCAAGGAGCTCGTGGACGCCCTCGGCGGCGTGGACGTCACCCTCGACAAGCCCATCAAGGGCGGTCTGAACCTCGACGCGGGCACGCACCGCCTCAACGGCACGGACTCGCTCAAGTTCGTTCGCACCCGCCACGGTTACGGCGACGGCAGCGACCTCGGACGCATCGATCTGCAGCAGAAGTTCATGATCGCGATGCTGTCCGAGATCAAGAAGCAGGACGTCCTCAGCAGCCCCGCCCGGCTCTACAAGCTCGCCGACGCCGGCACCAAGGCGCTGACCACCGACGCCGAACTCGACTCCCTCAAGGGTCTGTCGGACTTCGCCCAGAGCATGAAGGGCGTGGACCCGGAGACCATGGAGACGATCATGCTCCCGGTCGCCTACGACAAGATCGACATCAACCGCGTCGTCGCCGTGGAGCCGCAGTCCGGCCAGCTGTGGGAGGCCCTGCGCAACGACCAGCCGATCCCGGCCTCGGCGAAGAAGTCCCCCGCCACCGGCGGCTGA